The Cinclus cinclus chromosome 3, bCinCin1.1, whole genome shotgun sequence genome has a window encoding:
- the LOC134041579 gene encoding taste receptor type 2 member 7-like codes for MEACHSPQQSNVTTYGDATLAIISLEAFAGMWINAFMVCVLCIGWVNKKTLNSNEKILLLLGCSRFCSLCISWTYSFLSIIYPNYLYVHTILQIAIFLQAFFNHCNLWFSACLCVFYCIKIANFRNSFFIYLKVKIDRIVPWLLLGSGILALAIGIIAYDIADKPHCNNLNSTRQGNFGKASIKMDKHFFPSFFLAGFGYAASFTAVIFAAVFLLFSLWRHQCKMQKNSMKDLSMDAHIRAMKSIFSFLVMYSINFVCLVLEMVYVTQKISHMTFLIVVFQYTFPGLHSLILIFSNPKLEKTLLKILSLESTLKHKICMS; via the coding sequence ATGGAAGCTTGTCACTCTCCACAGCAATCCAATGTCACTACGTATGGGGATGCAACTTTGGCCATCATCAGCCTGGAGGCATTTGCTGGCATGTGGATAAATGCTTTCATGGTCTGTGTGCTTTGCATTGGCTGGGTCAACAAGAAAACCCTGAACTCTAATGAGAAGATCTTGCTGctcctgggatgctccaggtTTTGCTCTTTGTGCATCTCATGGACATATTCATTTCTCTCAATTATTTATCCCAATTACCTTTATGTTCATACCATACTCCAAATTGCAATATTTTTACAAGCCTTTTTCAATCATTGCAATTTGTGGTTTTCTGCCTGTCTTTGTGTTTTTTACTGTATAAAAATTGCCAATTTCAGGAACAGCTTCTTCATCTACCTGAAAGTAAAAATTGACAGAATTGTGCCATGGCTGTTGTTGGGGTCAGGGATTTTAGCTTTGGCTATCGGAATCATTGCCTATGACATTGCTGATAAACCGCACTGCAACAACCTCAATTCCACCAGACaaggaaattttgggaaagCAAGTATCAAAATGgataaacattttttcccttctttttttctcgCTGGCTTTGGATATGCTGCTTCATTCACGGCAGTcatctttgctgctgttttccttctgttttcactCTGGAGACACCAATGCAAGATGCAGAAAAACTCCATGAAGGACCTCAGCATGGATGCTCACATCAGAGCCATGAAATCTATTTTCTCCTTCTTAGTGATGTACAGCATCAACTTTGTATGTTTGGTCTTAGAAATGGTTTATGTCACACAGAAGATAAGTCATATGACATTTCTCATTGTAGTATTTCAGTACACTTTTCCAGGTCTTCACTCCCTTATTCTGATTTTCAGCAATCCTAAGCTGGAAAAGACACTGCTAAAGATTCTTTCCTTAGAAAGTACTCTGAAGCACAAGATTTGCATGAGTTAG
- the LOC134041580 gene encoding taste receptor type 2 member 40-like has translation MEACHSPQQSNVTTYGDATLAIISLEAFAGMWINAFMVCVLCIGWVNKKTLNSNEKILLLLGCSRFWYLGISWVYSFLLIINPYCFCVPLLLESLAGIQSFFDCSNIWISACLCVFYCIKIANFRNSFFIYLKVKLDKIVPWLMLGSMLLAFIFSILVYHISNETQCNNHNYSSQGYYLKHIIRVDEHLLPIVFVIGFVFSISLTAVIFSALFLLFSLWRHKCKMQTNSMNSLSMDAHIKAVKSILSFLVMYSINFLFFILTLIYARKKENHVAFLIFVFLYAFPGVHSLILIFSNPVMGKALVRILSCVKCKVCMR, from the coding sequence ATGGAAGCTTGTCACTCTCCACAGCAATCCAATGTCACTACGTATGGGGATGCAACTTTGGCCATCATCAGCCTGGAGGCATTTGCTGGCATGTGGATAAATGCTTTCATGGTTTGTGTGCTTTGCATTGGCTGGGTCAACAAGAAAACCCTGAACTCTAATGAGAAGATCTTGCTGctcctgggatgctccaggtTTTGGTATTTAGGCATCTCATGGGtatattcttttcttttaatcatAAATCCCTATTGCTTTTGTGTTCCTCTCCTACTTGAATCTCTTGCAGGTATTCAAAGCTTTTTTGATTGTTCAAACATATGGATTTCAGCCTGTCTTTGTGTTTTTTACTGTATAAAAATTGCCAATTTCAGGAACAGCTTTTTCATCTACCTTAAAGTAAAACTGGATAAGATTGTGCCATGGCTCATGTTAGGATCTAtgcttttggcttttattttcagcattctTGTCTACCACATCTCTAATGAAACACAGTGTAACAATCACAATTACAGCAGTCAAGGATATTATCTGAAACACATTATCAGAGTGGATGAACATTTGCTGCCTATTGTTTTCGTCATAGGatttgtattttccatttcattaaCAGCAGTcatcttttctgctcttttccttctcttttcactCTGGAGACACAAATGCAAGATGCAGACAAACTCCATGAACAGCCTCAGCATGGATGCTCACATCAAAGCCGTGAAATCTATTCTCTCCTTCTTAGTGATGTACAGCATCaactttctattttttattttgacactGATTTAtgcaaggaagaaagaaaatcatgtggcttttcttatttttgtatttctgtatgcTTTCCCAGGTGTTCATTCCCTTATTCTGATTTTCAGCAATCCTGTGATGGGAAAGGCACTCGTAAGGATTCTATCCTGTGTCAAGTGCAAGGTTTGCATGAGGTAG
- the LOC134041581 gene encoding taste receptor type 2 member 9-like, which translates to MEACHSPQQSNVTTYGDATLAIISLEAFAGMWINAFMVCVLCIGWVNKKTLNSNEKILLLLGCSRFCSLCFSWIHGFLSNIYPDFLLVHSILQLLQGAYSFSNCSNLWFSACLCVFYCIKIANFRNSFFIYLKVKIDRMVPWLLLGSGIFSLIIGILVYNTIDLALCKNLNFTCKGRLWDATIRIEEHFYPLFFLTGFLYSTSFMAVIFSALFLLFSLWRHKCKMQTNSMNSLSMDAHIKAMKSVLSFFIMYSINFMCLILTLIYVTKYQNQVIFCVNLIQHAYPGVHSLVLIFSNPKLEKTLLRIPSCVMCKVCMR; encoded by the coding sequence ATGGAAGCTTGTCACTCTCCACAGCAATCCAATGTCACTACGTATGGGGATGCAACTTTGGCCATCATCAGCCTGGAGGCATTTGCTGGCATGTGGATAAATGCTTTCATGGTCTGTGTGCTTTGCATTGGCTGGGTCAACAAGAAAACCCTGAACTCTAATGAGAAGATCTTGCTGctcctgggatgctccaggtTTTGCTCTTTGTGCTTCTCATGGATACATGGCTTTCTCTCAAACATATACCCTGACTTCCTTCTTGTTCATTCCATACTTCAACTACTTCAAGGTGCTTATAGCTTTTCTAATTGTTCCAACTTATGGTTTTCAGCCTgtctttgtgttttttattgCATAAAAATTGCCAATTTCAGGAACAGCTTCTTCATCTATCTGAAAGTAAAAATTGACAGGATGGTGCCATGGCTGTTGTTGGGGTCAGGGATTTTCTCCCTGATTATTGGAATTCTCGTCTACAACACTATTGATTTAGCTCTCTGTAAAAACCTCAATTTCACCTGCAAAGGAAGACTTTGGGATGCAACTATCAGAATAGAGGAACATTTTtaccctctttttttcctcactggCTTTTTATATAGCACTTCATTCATGGCAGTcatattttctgctcttttccttctcttttcactCTGGAGACACAAATGCAAGATGCAGACAAACTCCATGAACAGCCTCAGCATGGATGCTCACATCAAAGCCATGAAATCTGTTCTGTCCTTCTTCATAATGTATAGCATCAACTTTATGTGTTTGATCTTGACTCTAATTTATGTAACCAAGTACCAAAATCAGGTGATATTTTGTGTTAATTTAATTCAACATGCTTATCCAGGTGTTCATTCCCTTGTTCTGATTTTCAGCAATCCCAAGCTGGAAAAGACACTGCTTAGGATTCCTTCCTGTGTGATGTGCAAGGTTTGCATGAGGTAG
- the LOC134041582 gene encoding taste receptor type 2 member 9-like: MEACHSPQQSNVTTYGDATLAIISLEAFAGMWINAFMVCVLCIGWVNKKTLNSNEKILLLLGCSRISFLSFSWGYNFLYIIYPNYLHVHIILQLLASFQTFFNYSNLCISACLCVFYCIKIANFRNSFFIYLKVKIDRMVPWLLLGSGILALAMGIITYELTETMQRNNLHETLQSNNLNFTCLRNFWEASIKMDKHFFPSFFFIGLGYAASFMAVIFAAVSLLFSLWKHKCKMQTNSMKDLSMEAHIRAMKTVLSFLVMYSINFVCLIMSIIYTMMNENTMTLLISIYVYAFPGVHSLILIFSNPKLEKALLKILSCVKCGFFMK, translated from the coding sequence ATGGAAGCTTGTCACTCTCCACAGCAATCCAATGTCACTACGTATGGGGATGCAACTTTGGCCATCATCAGCCTGGAGGCATTTGCTGGCATGTGGATAAATGCTTTCATGGTCTGTGTGCTTTGCATTGGCTGGGTCAACAAGAAAACCCTGAACTCTAATGAGAAGATCTTGCTGCTCCTGGGATGCTCAAGGATTTCCTTTTTAAGCTTCTCATGGGGATACAACTTCCTTTATATAATTTATCCCAATTACCTTCATGTTCACATCATACTTCAACTACTTGCATCTTTTCAAAccttttttaattattccaaCTTGTGTATTTCAGCCTgtctttgtgttttttattgCATAAAAATTGCCAATTTCAGGAACAGCTTCTTCATCTACCTGAAAGTAAAAATTGACAGAATGGTGCCATGGCTCTTGTTGGGGTCGGGGATTTTAGCTTTGGCTATGGGCATCATTACTTATGAGCTCACTGAAACTATGCAGAGGAACAACCTCCATGAAACTCTGCAGAGTAACAACCTCAATTTCACGTGCCTCAGAAATTTTTGGGAAGCAAGTATCAAAATGgataaacattttttcccttcattttttttcattgggCTTGGATATGCTGCTTCATTCATGGCGGTcatctttgctgctgtttcccttctcttttctctctggaaACACAAATGCAAGATGCAGACAAACTCCATGAAGGACCTCAGCATGGAAGCCCACATCAGAGCCATGAAAACCGTTCTCTCTTTCTTAGTGATGTACAGCATCAACTTTGTATGCTTGATCATGTCAATAATTTATACCATGATGAATGAAAATACCATGACACTTCTTATATCCATATATGTGTATGCTTTTCCAGGTGTTCATTCCCTTATTCTGATTTTCAGCAATCCCAAGCTGGAAAAGGCACTGCTAAAGATTCTCTCCTGTGTGAAGTGTGGGTTTTTCATGAAGTAG